A genome region from Stegostoma tigrinum isolate sSteTig4 chromosome 37, sSteTig4.hap1, whole genome shotgun sequence includes the following:
- the csgalnact2 gene encoding chondroitin sulfate N-acetylgalactosaminyltransferase 2 translates to MPRRGFLVQAWTRRLLLGLALFFCLISLLYLLECTPRPDNDPLLLGIPGKPYGKEYYQAVLQEQEEHYQTRAASLKRQITQLKQELQEMSERLKSVQEKKGPSLTGGGAQNSKENFPNDLLEFLHSQIDKAEVSVGARVPSEYAVVPFESFTLTKVYQLEMGLTRHPEEKAVRKDRRDDFAEAIEAGIEVLNNPEEEEEADNDDDDRAQKHSYTENDFVEGYYRTERDKGTLYELFYKKEFLDEFQHVTLFRPFGPLMKVKSETIDVSHQIINIIVPLSGRTEAFAQFMQNFRDVCIRQDGHVYLTVVYFGHEGLGEVKKILEITASETNFHNYTLVPLADEFSRGRGLDMGARAWEKGEALMFFCDVDIYISPEFLNSCRINTEPGKKVFYPVVFSLYNPAIVYANLDGAPSIEQQLVHKKDSGFWRDFGFGMTCQYRSDFLTIGGFDLDVKGWGGEDVHLYRKYLHSDLIVVRTPVSSLFHLWHEKHCADELTPEQYRMCIQSKAMNEASQAHLGMLVFRDEIEAHLRKQAYRIDSAIPD, encoded by the exons ATGCCTCGCCGAGGCTTCCTGGTGCAGGCTTGGACACGGCGTCTATTACTAGGCCTCGCTCTTTTCTTCTGCCTCATCTCCCTCTTGTATTTGCTAGAGTGCACACCACGGCCGGACAATGATCCTCTCCTCCTTGGCATTCCAGGAAAACCGTACGGCAAAGAATACTATCAGGCTGTCCTGCAGGAACAGGAAGAGCACTACCAAACCCGAGCAGCGAGTCTCAAGCGGCAAATCACTCAACTGAAGCAAGAACTCCAGGAAATGAGTGAGAGGTTGAAATCCGTGCAGGAGAAGAAGGGTCCATCTCTAACTGGTGGAGGGGCCCAGAACAGTAAGGAAAACTTTCCCAACGATCTATTGGAGTTCTTGCACTCGCAGATTGATAAGGCTGAAGTTAGTGTAGGTGCCAGGGTGCCCAGTGAGTACGCGGTGGTGCCATTTGAAAGCTTCACCCTGACCAAAGTGTACCAGCTGGAGATGGGCCTGACCCGGCACCCTGAGGAGAAAGCAGTGAGGAAGGATCGAAGGGACGACTTTGCTGAAGCCATTGAGGCTGGAATAGAAGTATTGAATAAccctgaggaagaggaggaggcagataatGATGATGACGACCGAGCACAGAAACACAGCTACACTGAGAATGACTTTGTAGAAG GCTACTACCGTACAGAAAGAGACAAAGGGACCTTGTATGAACTATTCTACAAAAAAGAATTTCTGGATGAATTTCAACATGTCACACTCTTCCGTCCTTTTGGGCCACTCATGAAAGTCAAAAGTGAAACAATCGATGTCTCGCACCAGATCATCAATATAATTGTGCCTCTGTCCGGCCGCACGGAGGCGTTTGCCCAGTTCATGCAGAATTTCAG AGATGTGTGCATTCGCCAGGATGGACACGTTTATCTCACGGTCGTCTACTTTGGCCATGAAGGGTTAGGTGAAGTGAAGAAGATCCTAGAAATAACTGCCAG TGAAACTAATTTTCACAACTACACTCTGGTTCCTTTGGCTGATGAGTTTTCTCGTGGACGTGGCCTGGATATGGGAGCCCGGGCCTGGGAGAAGGGCGAGGCACTGATGTTCTTCTGTGATGTGGATATTTATATATCTCCTGAGTTTCTTAACAGCTGTCGGATAAACACAGAGCCTG GTAAGAAAGTTTTCTACCCTGTTGTGTTCAGCTTGTACAATCCAGCTATTGTCTATGCCAATCTGGATGGCGCCCCATCCATTGAGCAACAGCtg GTGCACAAGAAAGATTCTGGGTTCTGGCGAGATTTTGGGTTTGGGATGACTTGTCAATATCGCTCCGATTTCCTCACTATTG GTGGCTTTGACCTGGATGtgaaagggtggggaggggaggatgTCCACCTGTACAGAAAGTATCTCCACAGTGACCTGATCGTGGTGCGGACACCTGTCTCCAGCCTCTTCCACTTGTGGCACGAGAAGCATTGTGCAGACGAGCTGACCCCGGAGCAGTATCGCATGTGCATTCAGTCAAAAGCCATGAACGAGGCCTCCCAGGCTCACCTTGGGATGCTGGTGTTTCGAGACGAGATCGAGGCCCACCTCCGCAAACAAGCCTACAGAATTGACAGTGCAATTCCTGATTGA